The proteins below are encoded in one region of Paramisgurnus dabryanus chromosome 2, PD_genome_1.1, whole genome shotgun sequence:
- the tk2 gene encoding thymidine kinase 2, mitochondrial, whose product MIVNFLKEIRRVFLPLHSHKHLTLNVLACQTPSPKTPLIRHARSSTASPSISKLVRNGEGKKSVIWLEGNIASGKTTCLEYFGKTSDIEVLTEPVSQWRNVHGCNPLALMYQDPSRWGLTLQTYVQLTMLDRHVSPMSAPIRMLERSIYSAKYIFVENLYKSGKMPEVDFAVLSEWFDWIIKNIDIPVDLIVYLQTSPQTCYERLKQRCREEEKVIPMEYLESIHNLYEDWLIHQKSFKVPAPVLVIPADHDLKKMLHQFEENREKILMAQCS is encoded by the exons AtgattgttaacttcttaaaaGAAATTCGACGTGTATTTTTACCTTTGCATTCACATAAGCATCTGACATTAAATGTGTTAGCTTGTCAAACGCCTTCACCGAAGACGCCTTTGATCAGACATGCGCGGAGCAGCACCGCATCTCCCAGCATCA GTAAACTGGTCAGAAATGGCGAGGGGAAGAAATCCGTG ATTTGGTTGGAGGGAAATATTGCAAGTGGAAAGACAACATGTCTGGAGTACTTCGGCAAAACCAGTGACATTGAG GTGTTGACAGAGCCTGTGTCTCAATGGAGGAACGTGCATGGATGTAATCCATTG GCATTAATGTACCAAGACCCAAGCAGATGGGGTCTCACCCTTCAGACATATGTCCAACTGACCATGCTGGATCGACATGTCTCACCAATG TCGGCACCAATCAGAATGTTGGAAAGGTCGATCTACAGTGCAAAGTACATTTTTGTGGAAAATCTTTATAAAag TGGAAAGATGCCAGAGGTGGACTTTGCTGTTTTAAGTGAATGGTTTGATTGGATCATAAAGAACATAGATATACCTGTGGACCTTATAG TTTACCTGCAGACGTCTCCACAGACCTGCTACGAGAGGCTTAAACAGAGGTGCAGAGAGGAGGAGAAGGTTATTCCAATG GAATACTTAGAATCAATTCATAACTTGTATGAAGACTGGCTTATTCACCAGAAGTCCTTCAAAGTCCCTGCTCCAGTTCTT GTAATTCCAGCAGATCATGATCTCAAGAAGATGCTGCATCAGTTTGAGGAGAACAGAGAGAAGATATTAATGGCACAATGCTCTTGA
- the LOC135778935 gene encoding chemokine-like factor: protein MLKDSVNVTMEVDLPLLKSTKGLLKIAEAVCAFVAFVCYTVASRPPYIAATCMEFFITLGFLVLYLLKLNKMFTFIFWPLIDVFNSFFAAALMCILSLIAVSTYTVKGTLGGGIVGLVAAALWCLDGYILFKKITFNKPRASPVVT from the exons ATGCTCAAAGATTCTGTTAATGTCACAATGGAAGTTGATTTGCCCTTGCTAAAATCCACAAAAGGACTACTGAAAATAGCAGAAGCG GTGTGTGCTTTTGTGGCTTTTGTGTGTTATACAGTGGCATCCAGGCCCCCCTACATTGCAGCAACATGCATGGAGTTTTTCATTACACTTGGCTTTCTTGTGCTTTACCTGCTGAAACTCAACAAGATGTTCACCTTCATCTTCTGGCCTCTAATT GACGTATTCAACTCTTTTTTTGCAGCAGCACTCATGTGTATTCTCAGTCTCATAGCAGTTTCGACATATACAGTGAAAGGCACTCTGGGAGGAGGG ATTGTGGGTCTTGTGGCGGCAGCCTTGTGGTGTTTGGATGGTTAcatcctttttaaaaaaatcacattcaACAAGCCAAGAGCCTCCCCGGTGGTCACGTAg
- the LOC135778762 gene encoding uncharacterized protein yields the protein MTNSLGEQTPVSRQDTLLKYLQHYDKVCFEGNVKVCSDRQVTDEGRRMLISEREPRRRLNSLDLYQTLCEFVHLRNCQKHIQHFIKAAELLEIICVNLFLFPWKKEIKTLKTFTGHFVYYIKPILPFAKSILQSIGYCIETDTEYRLADSVDTEKAKNMGFDLFLARLECEYILELMDQKSQAECLEILQKRSAPLNCATGEDVSEHAVDICDLNEDVFQEDEHVEGGSLVNPEEQQKQESRKMKHPYDQEHVNTSQDVSISGVEKPSGSFMCDDKSILEMQENYPDLAFRQKPIFGKSQKAKQALKANDRAGGKGHNAARFAEVNVDMSGPQSITTHAETTQSNRKLHIPNPVESQTSDDNQLVRRVETVLQGCGCRGPRENCLAEQIGKLHMKELSADETLKYPIEETTQTQLCSGNNDLILARPTNSQDGISLPILCSPSKESVCNITGCGSCAGSDAIPGQVNTITEPPQSIYIPSSRSRCSPPLGPPTDHKQTENEASSSQLRRSPTSQQPEDELVQTYVIV from the exons ATGACCAACAGCCTCGGTGAACAAACGCCCGTCTCTCGCCAAGACACTTTGCTGAAGTATTTACAGCACTACGACAAAGTGTGCTTTGAAGGCAATGTTAAAGTGTGTTCAGACAGACAGGTGACAGATGAAGGCAGACGCATGCTAATATCAGAGCGCGAGCCGCGACGGAGGTTAAACTCGCTGGATCTCTATCAAACTCTGTGTGAGTTTGTTCACCTCAGAAACTGTCAAAAACACATCCAACACTTCATCAAGGCTGCAGAGTTACTGGAGATCATCTGTGTCAACCTGTTTTTGTTTCCGTGGAAGAAGGagattaaaactttaaag acATTTACTGGACACTTTGTCTATTACATCAAACCAATATTGCCTTTTGCCAAGAGTATTCTTCAGAGTATTGGTTACTGCATTGAGACAGACACTGAGTATAGACTGGCTGACAGCGTTGACACTGAAAAGGCCAAAAACATGGGATTTGACCTTTTCCTTGCCAGGTTAGAATGCGAGTATATCCTCGAGCTCATGGACCAGAAATCACAAGCAGAATGTTTGGAGATCCTTCAAAAGAGATCTGCACCTCTAAATTGTGCCACTGGAGAGGATGTCTCGGAGCATGCTGTTGACATCTGTGATCTAAACGAGGATGTTTTTCAGGAGGATGAGCATGTTGAAGGTGGGTCCTTAGTAAATCCAGAGGAACAGCAAAAACAGGAGTCACGTAAAATGAAGCATCCTTACGATCAAGAACACGTCAACACGTCTCAAGATGTTTCAATATCTGGTGTAGAAAAACCGTCCGGCTCATTTATGTGTGATGACAAGTCTATCCTGGAAATGCAGGAGAACTATCCAGACCTGGCTTTCCGACAAAAGCCCATTTTTGGAAAGTCTCAAAAAGCTAAGCAGGCTCTTAAGGCCAACGACCGGGCTGGGGGCAAGGGGCACAATGCAGCCCGATTCGCTGAGGTCAATGTTGACATGAGTGGCCCCCAGTCTATAACCACGCATGCTGAGACAACCCAAAGCAACAGAAAATTACACATCCCAAATCCAGTTGAATCACAAACCTCAGATGACAACCAACTGGTGCGTCGAGTCGAAACAGTGTTACAAGGATGCGGCTGTAGGGGGCCGCGCGAAAACTGCCTGGCTGAGCAAATAGGTAAATTGCACATGAAAGAACTTAGTGCAGATGAGACTCTTAAATACCCCATCGAGGAGACCACACAGACCCAGCTATGCAGTGGAAATAATGACCTTATTTTAGCCCGACCTACAAACTCCCAGGATGGCATTAGCTTGCCTATCTTGTGCAGTCCATCTAAAGAGTCTGTCTGCAACATTACAGGTTGTGGGAGCTGTGCAGGATCTGATGCCATTCCCGGACAGGTCAACACCATTACAGAGCCTCCTCAGTCCATCTATATCCCCAGTTCTCGGAGTAGATGTAGCCCACCATTGGGACCACCAACTGACCATAAGCAGACTGAAAATGAAGCTTCAAGTTCTCAACTTCGCAGAAGTCCCACATCACAGCAACCAGAAGATGAGCTAGTCCAAACATATGTAATTGTGTAG
- the cmtm3 gene encoding CKLF-like MARVEL transmembrane domain-containing protein 3: MGDIEAPENNRSQQSGLCALLPNKEFVSSRKGQLLIGEVVLSFISFVCFAASTAAAFVTAPLIEFLAALFLLFAYSTKYNERFKGFHWPLMDFLRCVSASIIFFIISIISVSKYPDGASKAAGVFGFIATIIFALDFYFIFNELANFLKGGDPSEEPHNRNDEDSDSDSE; encoded by the exons ATGGGCGACATAGAGGCTCCAGAAAACAACAGATCACAACAATCCGGACTTTGCGCTCTTCTTCCGAATAAGGAGTTCGTCTCCTCCCGAAAAGGACAGCTGCTGATCGGTGAAGTg GTACTGTCGTTCATCAGCTTTGTGTGCTTTGCTGCATCAACAGCAGCTGCCTTTGTCACAGCTCCCCTCATTGAATTCTTGGCAGCTCTTTTCCTGCTCTTTGCTTATTCCACAAAGTACAATGAGAGATTTAAAGGCTTTCACTGGCCCCTCATG GACTTCCTGCGTTGCGTCAGTGCCTCCATCATCTTCTTCATCATCTCTATAATTTCTGTGTCAAAGTATCCGGATGGAGCCTCAAAGGCTGCTGGG GTCTTTGGCTTTATTGCAACAATAATTTTTGCCCTggatttttatttcatttttaatgaacTGGCAAATTTCCTCAAGGGAGGTGATCCAAGTGAGGAACCTCACAATAGAAATG ATGAAGACTCAGATTCGGACTCTGAATGA